The DNA window AAACACCAATTCAAGTTGAATTTCCAGAGTTCTACTGTGGTTACAGAAATTGTTGATGATCTTATAACAGTATCCCCTTACTCATTTGTGTCCTTCCCAGAGATCGTTGGGAAAATTGATATGGACTACTTGATTGGTAAAATTTGTATTtacttctttctattttttttgtatCTATTATATAATTTTCTTTCTTAATCAATTATGTCGTAATCTATTATGTCAAATTTATGTAATAGATGTTGTGGCCATTTTGTCTGTTGTTGGACGTGAAAGGGTTTATGAAAGGAATGGTGTAACTACTAAGTTTAAGGTTATTGAGTTACAGTCCGATGGATAAGTTATATGCTAAaacttatattattttatatgaagtTGTAGTTACAGTCCAATAACTTTTGAATTAATTGGTTTCATGTAGGATGAAGCTTGACTGTACACTGTTTGGACCATATGTTGATGAACTTGATGCAAACCTCAAATCTGGAAACACCGACCATGTTGTTGTTCTTCCTTACTATCTGAAAGTCAAATTGTACAATGGAAAGATCCAGATGCATAATGCAATGAACTGTACCAAATTGTTGTTCAACCCAAAAAACACCCGAGGCAGATTCTTTAAAGCTgaagtaaatattttttagattccTATATCTGTTCAATTTGTATAattaagtcttctcaaattttCTGAATGCTGAAAATTGATtactgtttttttctttcttattagcAAAAACATTGGATTGCCTACTCAACCATTTAGTTATAT is part of the Vicia villosa cultivar HV-30 ecotype Madison, WI linkage group LG2, Vvil1.0, whole genome shotgun sequence genome and encodes:
- the LOC131649140 gene encoding uncharacterized protein LOC131649140, whose product is MAAARRNFVSEITPAKESWDVVIRVIQLWFVPEMNSKQKFYAMEMVLMDEKGFKIQASVRKALLSRFENKICEEIVDDLITVSPYSFVSFPEIVGKIDMDYLIDVVAILSVVGRERVYERNGVTTKFKVIELQMKLDCTLFGPYVDELDANLKSGNTDHVVVLPYYLKVKLYNGKIQMHNAMNCTKLLFNPKNTRGRFFKAEVNIF